One Capsicum annuum cultivar UCD-10X-F1 chromosome 2, UCD10Xv1.1, whole genome shotgun sequence genomic window carries:
- the LOC107860933 gene encoding pectinesterase, translating to MYVTLCNCPGYQIFRSKRDRSKIQRQTKLKALGQRRKISLHSMQKKAMTLGLLALLTTLFWGLESKISPFDTIVALDGSGDFKSITEALQAAPDNSERRYNIKIKEGIYNEYVFVHKNKTNITFIGEGTDRTIITGSKSNGTGFKTNETATVDISGYGFIAQDITFQNTAGPSMHQAVATSISADHVVFYRCKFDGYQDTLYTKNGVQFFRDCEVYGTVDFIFGNAKVILQNCNIYARRPDDLQNEVTITAQGRKNKHEDTAIVLQGCTINVTQDLREREPKVRVFLGRSWKNHSRTIIMSSFLDEFIDPEGWVEWNGNKEDIYFGEYNNSGPGANITGRVNWTRILSESDASNFTARKFLDGHKWIPSKIPNTLDLFKM from the exons ATGTACGTAACTTTATGTAATTGTCCAGGATATCAGATTTTTAGGAGTAAGAGAGATCGATCCAAAATTCAGAGGCAAACTAAATTAAAGGCATTAG gacaaagaaggaaaatatcgCTTCATTCTATGCAGAAAAAAGCGATGACACTTGGATTATTAGCCTTATTAACAACACTATTTTGGGGTTTAGAGAGCAAAATTTCACCTTTTGATACCATAGTTGCACTGGATGGAAGTGGAGATTTCAAGTCCATAACAGAGGCGTTACAAGCAGCTCCAGATAATAGTGAAAGAAGATACAACATAAAGATAAAAGAAGGGATATACAACGAATATGTTTTTGTTCATAAAAATAAGACTAATATAACATTTATTGGTGAAGGAACGGACCGTACCATCATAACTGGATCTAAAAGCAATGGCACTGGCTTCAAAACAAATGAGACTGCTACTGTAG ATATAAGTGGCTATGGATTCATAGCACAAGATATCACATTCCAGAACACTGCTGGACCATCGATGCACCAAGCAGTCGCGACTAGTATTTCAGCTGACCACGTTGTGTTCTATCGTTGCAAGTTTGATGGGTATCAAGATACACTTTACACAAAAAATGGTGTTCAATTTTTCAGAGATTGTGAAGTCTATGGTACTGTGGACTTCATATTTGGTAACGCAAAAGTCATACTTCAAAATTGCAATATCTATGCTAGAAGACCTGATGATCTTCAAAATGAAGTGACAATAACTGCCCAAGGAAGAAAAAACAAACATGAAGATACTGCTATTGTCCTTCAAGGTTGCACGATAAACGTCACACAAGATTTGCGGGAGCGTGAACCAAAG GTACGAGTGTTTCTCGGAAGATCTTGGAAAAATCACTCTCGAACGATCATCATGTCAAGTTTTTTAGATGAATTTATTGATCCAGAAGGTTGGGTTGAGTGGAACGggaataaagaagatatatattttggtgAATATAATAATAGTGGGCCAGGAGCAAACATAACTGGAAGAGTTAATTGGACAAGAATACTTTCAGAGTCAGATGCTTCTAATTTCACTGCTCGAAAATTTCTCGATGGACATAAATGGATCCCTTCTAAAATCCCAAACACACTTGATCTATTTAAAATGTAG